Within Wyeomyia smithii strain HCP4-BCI-WySm-NY-G18 chromosome 2, ASM2978416v1, whole genome shotgun sequence, the genomic segment catttgagcGCGTGTGAATAAGTGGAAGCCTAATAGTCGGTTGATTAACCGCACTCGATTCAATGTATCACTGAAAGTTTTGTAAACTTTTAACGGAAACCGTGTTTACAGATTTCCTATGTATAAAGACATTGTTTTGTGAAATGTGtagatattttaaaaatgacctgacctccctgtgtcatgatttcttgacggtagggtatgtcttaaatccacttacagttgttaaaattcgaaatcgattttttcaatagttttgctgtttaaatttagaaaagtcagaagaatatgtatttcttttgacatttcttatcgaaagaaaaaataatatacatacccccaaaacaccctattgaatgaAATTTAACTTTACTGGAAAAACAGTAAAATTTATTTTGCTGGATGAATTGCTGATATTACAGCTCAGCAAAAtgttgctggtttccagcaaaaataagggcatccttaacagtgcgctactaTTTAAGTGGTTGTGGCGACTttgtacagcgcggctattttacGCACTCACCCGATTTCACAacggtcgttgctatcgtctctgtttgacgtttcatccagcataaacctttaTCAGCGCTGTTACTGGGCTGCCAAATCtgagagcgcgatgcttcccggaggcccggctactatttctctagcgcgtttagcagaAATGATAAAGCGCTGCgaaacggggtatagaagcgcactgttaaggatgccctaaatGAGTGTGATTGAGAATCATCTATTTCGCCCGTTAGGTGTTGtacaaaaattacgtaacacatgaaggggggaaggggggttgagtctgcgttacttatcgttaggtagggggaggggggtagtagagacagttacgtaactgtgatgtttgctcgaaattgaaattttcggaggggggtcaggctgtcCAGCGCTACGTAATTTcaggggggagtcatatcgaacgttacctatcgttacatatcgggggagggggtctgaaatctagatttttagcgttacgcaATTCGTATACGACGCCTTATCAAAAATCATCTGCGTTTAGCACAAACGAAGAagtatacactgaaaaaaatcacacgctCATACCAAATGCTCTTTACACATGAATACCAATAAACCAACTCAATCGTTTCAACAGAtcgacccatatcgatttttaatGGAATTCACGGTATTTtgacgtgttttggcatttgacgcgttctaccattgaaatctgagtgtaaaaagattgattttggtatgcattatatggcaaaccgaagtgtaaggcacttgattttgtgctgtgaagtgaaacgcaagtgtattccacttagatatgaaatgtttcatctattagcacagaagtaagtggaatccattTGGCAGTAACgtatcgattttttatagtgtataGAAAGAAATGCTGACCAGGGTGACCAGATAACcaaatttgtctgtaaaacgCGGTTTTTACttgtttaaggtgaaacgggattgtggcctttcctatacaattttgaggttagagttctttttacttctgtattttgatcgtaaaaactcggcttccactaaataaacagcactcgaattgctacttcaggcatgcaacagttgtgaaaacaattgatcaaagtttcatgtacgtagtcttcataaatcaagaaaaaattagattgcaaaattcgagttgattgcgaccacgtcccgtttcacccaGACCCATGTCACGGCgactgtttcctgaagccgccgccgatgatgatggcgcttcTGTTAATGATATGATcttaagctccgttcattgtgccgcataggctgttgcacatttttttcgcgtgaaaagttttaatgaatacatatcaatatggatattgaatttatgatccagaacgtgttgaaacacGTCTGGACATATctatttatgtcctgcacaacaTCTAGAGAACGAacgaaacaacaaaaaaacattcTTCGCTTTTTAGATTtctacacaccacttgcagcaacagctGATCTTGCATGAACGAagcttattcggctgtttcgaaagcactgacagccttttgacgtaaaatcgagccagagagccagagaaaattgGCTTCATgcaaaatgtatgggaatgacgttcgtgacatggATGTGGTTTCACCTTAAAGTTTTAAAGGGCTTCTGGAGATTTTAGACTGAATTTCCTTATACTCgcacaaaattatgaaaatgtaTAATCTGCATACATTTTTAggcttttgcctgcgcgaatgtttttgttttttttttcaaattgcaagaAGATTTATCCAGATATTGATAAGTTGCggatgtttttctaaaacatttagCATTTCTGATGCCAGAGTCATAGACGTGCtttcagggataccagatgtgcagatttgtttgTAACAGCAGAATTTTACAATCCGTGGGCAAATTTTTAtagatttgcagatatttgtagttttttttattgtttttgcagatttttgtcagagtcttgtgcagattttctcgaaatgtgtgcgattttttttatagactTTCCGTTATACAAGCGCATATTTTTCGATCACCTCGAACCGCTCGATattattttttcgaatttcaagattttttttttattgatcgagcatttgctgacatttttcaaaaataactggCATTTCTGGTTTGttcttgaaaaacaaaaaatggtgGACCGTTCAAAGTGTGCcaattttaatcaattttttcaCTTAATTTTCACGGTTATCTTAATCATATTTTGGTTAACATAAATATGATGAATAGAAATAATTGTAAGTAAACTATAATAACTTCTTCGATATACATGAACGAAGATGAAATATTCCAGCGAAGACTAGCTGTCCGCGGACTCCAGCGCCGCTCAGGAACACTAGCTTCCTGATGTCTGCCGCTGCCATCCTGGAGACACCGACACTGCTGAAGAAATCTTCCACAGTTTCTTCTTCATCTGAAATCAGTGTTACTACATCCGGTCATGAGTTTAACCCTCCGTCAGCTGCTTCGTCTGCAGCCATGCAATTCCTCATGCTAAACCAGCAGTTTCAGGTTGCCACTAATAATGCTACCCCTTACCGTCCTAGAGGCGAACTTCAACAATCTAACTTCGTAAGTTACTTTTCTAATATCTTATGTAATAATGGTAATTTTGATCATATAACCAGGCAGCAAACAGTTCCTATTTCAATATGCCATCGCCCTTCGTACCACCTAGCAGTACCACAATGGAACCAAACAGCGTGCGTACCATGCAAACAATTAGTAACGCAGAAGGCAGCTTTAAAAGAAAATCGACTGAAGCACACACCAACAAACCAGCGAAACGGGTCGCCTTTGAACCGCTTCCTTTAAACCCAAACTCCAAGCAATGGCAAAACCGAAACCTTCCTGCAATCACATATGGTTCATCATCAAAGCAAGCTGTGAAGGCCCCGAACGAAGCGGCTAAAAAAGATCCGAAACAGCTTCGGCTCATAACCGGGTCGATCGAGTACATCATCAAAATGACCAAACTCCTGCCGGACTACGGATCGGCACTGTTGGAAATCTACGCCAATGTACTGAGCATCAAGGAGGGCACCTATCAGAGCGAGAAAGTTTTGCTGCTGCGGAACCGTACCGGTCCGGTAATGCAAGGCGTATTCTACGAGATCGACTTCCGGATGACGGCGATCGCTACGGGCGATTTGGTGCGCTGCGTGGGTCGGCTTAACGGTGGAAGCCGtttgcagattttgaagatTACGCCGGCGAGCGTGGAGGATGAACAGATGGGCGCCCGGTTACAAACTGTTAGCGGTTTTGCTGCCACCGTTAAGCGGTGAATGAAGCGAGTGAGTACTGAACCTATTATTGTTTTATTGTATATCAGAATAATTCAGAGAAAAGGATACTGGCAGTGTACCTGCAATGCCTCCTTCTGATTTTCATTAATAATTACCtgccaataaataaataataaatacttTTGAATAACAAAAAGATTAAGTTTCGTGTTGATTCGataattttacataaaatttaAGATCAATCAAACTGTAAGCAGTGTAACAATGGTCCATAAGCTAACTAAATTcaccagaaattttttttcctgaaaaAATATTGCTCCAATCTTGAGTTGCAATAGAATGCAAACTTCGAAAATTGTAAGAATCTTAAATAAATCGTTCATTTATTTAATCATAACAATCATAACAAGTTATTCATAAGGAAAAAATTGTAATTCCAAAAACAAAACGACAGCACTTTGTTTGAGAAATGCTAACTTTATTTGTACCAGTTTAGGATTGGAACAAGTGGCTTAGCGCTAATGTTTATTAAATTTATCAAACACCGATTGATACGAGCAGCTGCCGTGCCGGAACAACATTTTGCATTGGTTACACTGAGAGACATCGCTTGGTGATAAGCCATACTCAGACACATTTTCTCAACAAAACGGTAAATGGTTAGTCTTTTGCTCTATTTCTTAGCGTACAATAATTGCAATAGGATTAGTTAAAATTAACAGTTCACCCGCACTACGCCTTCTCGTCTAACCGCTTGGTAATAAGCCTAAAATCATGACACATGTAGAAATAAATAGCCACTGCAGATAAAACTGCTGCAAAACTCACGATGTGCATCATATCCTCCTACATACTAACATATAGCTAAAAAATAAGGGTAAAAATGTGTGACTTATTTGCTGCTGGTTATTTGTAAGGCCCCGCACTGTCTGCCTGCCTGGAAGCAGAAAGTTTACCAACGCTGTAATAAAACCAGTTTACCCATAGCCGGACTATGGAATATGGTTAATGGAAGAAGGCGCACTTGGAGTGCTTCCGTCGACTAATCGACCAGCAGACAGATTAGAAACACCGTCAATCCACTAAGAAGTGCCGTTACGTAACCGAGGTGAAACCGGCGTTCTTTATCGGAGAATCtcctgcaaaaaaaaagaaaacaccgAGATAACAAAACTACATCAATTAATTCGATATGGCGGTTGCTTACTTCTTTTTGCTGGCCGAGAAGGGAGTCGGCGGATTGACGCCGGGGATGTTGCTGTCCAGGTAGATCACGTGATAGGTGAAGGCCATCACACCGATACCAAACAGCGCCGCTAGCAAAATCATCGAGGGTTCCTGCAGTTGTGCGCGTGCTTCACTAGCTTTGGCTTGCAGCACCCGATACCAGCGGTCGAAGTCGACGCGAGCGATGGTGGACACGGTTCGATTCGCGACCAGCTGACGCCATTGGTCGAGTGCGTCCAGTGACGAAGTCAGTGACCCTGTAATGAATATTTCAACGACGCACATTAGTCTATTTTTCGTTTCGCCTTTCTAGGAAAGAATTTGCATATGCACTAGCTATTTCGAACAGACACTCGGCCCCGAAAGAATGGAATGTAGGGAACGGATTTTATTTTCGCGATAGCTTATACGCGTACCGCATGGAAACTGCAATTAGCGCTTCGATCTATGGCAGTCTGTACCGGTGGGGAGCCTATTCGAGCGAGAGTGACCGACTAGTAGATGATTTAATTTTGCCATCCGTTTTCCACCCGCGCCCGGACGCAGCGCATTGCGGTGCGATGTTTCCTCTACGATACTGGATACACAATATGCGGTCATCACCCGTTAGGTAAGGCAAGGGAGTACAGTGCCTACCATAAGTGTGAAACCCGAAATCGAAATTCACGATTGATGTCATGCAATTATGTTGTGTTACCGAAAACCACACAAGACCAAAATGTCTTGTTTTCAGCAACAGTTTCAAAAAAATTGCTAGCCACCGTAACTTCATCGTATCTACAATGAGTAAATATAAACAAATCAACTCATCGTCTTACGTCATATAAACAAACGTCTTTGAAGCACGAATAAGCGAGGTAGTTTTTCAAGACCTTTTTCATGTGTGACTAAACGTAGTGAAGAAGTAATCTCACTCTTTTGTTTTTACTCACCCGAGTCGAACGGCGGCAGGTACCGCAGCAGCAAACCGGCCGTGGCAAACAAAACGGCGGCCTTCAAAATGAGGGATATCGGCAACCGGTGCACTTCGTCGGTGCTGCCCAGTTTCTGTTTCGACAGATTTATATCGGTATCATCAAAGGACAGCTTTCGTGGACGTTGTGGTTGTGCTGGGCTTTGTACAACAACTTCAGCTGATTTGTGGGTTCCATTTCCGTTGGTCGCCGCATCCATCGCTGGTTGTGATTGGTTTGATAGCTGTTCCATTTTGGTTCGACAAAAACCTAAACAGACACTTTTTGACCTTGAcgaaataacgaaaaaaaaaaaaacgattacgGAATATTTATAAACTGGCGAGCGTTTGCGTGGGTGAGAGCGAGAAACCGTTCTCTATTCAATGCGCTTGCGTGGGAGTTCCTTTCGCCGAAGTGGTGTCTATGCTATATACGATAGGAACCGCTACTCTGAAAACCGGAGCAGTATTTGATGATGTTTTATGTTACAGTTAAAGCACCCTCAACAACGAACATTACTGATGTATCTTTACTTATTTTTCAGTCGAAAAAGGAACTGTTGgaagaaataatcaaacacTTACTAAACTAAACGAAGCCCGAACAAGTTCTAAATGTAaattagcgaaaaaaaaaatacagcaagTACTGCGACTCGAGAGTCAGTTATGCTACTATATTTTGCCTGTCTATGGTGTAAATTCTCACCGAATGAAAGCGAGTTTTGAGAGATGCTCTTTTGGTCACTGATGGTGTGTGTgatttatttacactttttggcctgcaagcagcgttgccaggtatccagaattagctggattatccagatttttgaacatgtatccaggtagacagatttgatgtccaattatccagatttttcatgaatgatccagattttattttctctgttccgcaaaaaggtcatcacttcaaatttggcgcgaaattttgcaattttgtcacctcaaattttacgtaccccaagacttttatccgaagaatTTACTTTTCACCCAacgaaatgacttccagattttttccagatttttttgccttttcaagatttttaaaaaatgacctggcaacgctgcctgCAAATCGCATCGTGCCGGTAAACAAATAAAGCAGAGCTGCCAGAATTTTCTGTGATGATCGGTCGTCGTCATTTAGGTACCTATTTTAATGTAATGATTTGCTTTGAAATTTCATACTCAGGTCACTATACTGCGAATAAAAAAAGTAcagatttttgttataattagGTGTTAAGATTGGATTCCCATTTGTTCAATTTAGAAACTTGCAGTTGGTTTGCTGTACATCTTGTTAAACAGAAGAAAAGCTGCTAATATGGCGTTGCTGGAAACTATTCGGCATGAGCGTGTTGAGCGTAGAGAGCGACGCAGCAACGAAAGAGAGAAGTAAACGATTGAATAACGGTCAATTTTTCATGAATGGTGGCTtcaggtattttttcaaatcggttgcatACGATCAGGTGTTTACCCGAATCCTGTTATCAGAATGGAAGCGGTTAATTGTTACCTActacactgtaaataaaaatcacgtcgaagtgaagtgatttgctgttgaattcgcactacttgcctaacatttcagagttgaatgaaaatctttcgaaatatattaatgcaaagaacgatggaatcaacagcaaatcactttattttctgtAGTTATGTTCATCTTTGTTGGAATgcttatgtttgagatacgGAATGTCAGTCAGTTggataattatataaatttacaataaattcaagagacttctttttattttagttttttcagtttattttattttagatttttaactTATTAACAAAATGATCCTAGAGATGTTCCCTGTTACTGTATCGATGCAATCGAtttcaggatctgtaaaagagtcgttttattgtcatttgaaattaaaacattcaataaaacttacgcCGAAATGAATCTCTGATCTCTGGATAAATGAGCTGCTTGCGCTGTTCGCCGTTGTCACTATTTTTGCTTCGCTTTAtggttttgacgtttgtcaattggaattgcagctgtaattcaattgatttaaacagtagtgataatacaagagatattcattataatacgatggtgatttccattaaccagttttcaacgcaagattatttcattggaaagtgttaatcatcgagaaatcaacactaaatcacttcaacttgcagtgtgatgtgacgaattgagtaaagtgcaaaaacacttgaagtaatcgtgacatttttttatagtgtacgttCTATATTATTTTTAGTATGATGCTGTTGATTGGCATTATCGCTCAATTAATCGCAAGCAGAAATGCCTATTGCCAGAAGAGGCATTCCTTGGAAAATAggtaaaaagaatattttttttggcatgtcattttcgattttaatgaaacttttcacagttgttcctttttgagaAAGAGGTCATTTCATAATATCAATTCTTCATGTAGTCTCgcgactgctgcttcaaaagggcctattcgaaatggtgactgatagataaaaatttatatatcagaaaaacggcttgtttgattgaaattgtgtcttcagcaaagttgtaggtgaTAAAAGTGTGGccctagaaaaaatatattttccaaattgtcaccaaatattaaatatctcaagaaGTACCTCTTTTAAAAATGTATTTATTCACATATTGAAAATTACAATGtgtactactatctgtcaaaatttggtgatacagtgatcacccgattatatcacccccgtgatgatgtttggggtgataaaatagggaaaaggATAAAATCGGGAGTTTAGTTTTAtaaaagatggtaaaccaaaaatctaatacaggtcggactcgattatccggagactcgattttccggaaactcgattatccggaattcgattattcggaattttagactcgataattttatttttttggtgtccgttttcaatttttattccgaaattttgtctttaccatcccttctggcatatttgttaccatttaagtaaattccggcatgtttgggacatgttcaaattaagtgaatataatcaatgtccaatttatttttttttgcttctcaagatttttccccttttcgcctcagaaataactgcTGGTTaagccactgcatcatacaaattaataaagaaaagaaatatttattttatgttcgttaatcgcaaaatttcggtattttttgtgtgattcgattatccggaacgaaaatttttttgatgttccggataatcgagtccgacctgtacgtaaaatcagcgatctAAATTACTACGAGAAATctaatcatatgaaaaagcaaTTCTATCTGTctctctgatccttatagacgtggAAACAACTGTaccaatcggcgtgaaaatttgtatgtaagggtttttgaggccggaaaaggttattagagtagctcgagacccctccctcttccaatacaaatataacacaaacttctgcgtaacttgaaaactaatcaagcaaattgaaccaaatttgacatggtgaggttttcaggagtaagaaatatgtcaatggtaacttgacacccctccctcctctggaagggaggactCTCATATaagtgaaacataaatttcactactagttcgtaggataggtactagtgtttgcataaagctATGAAATTGTGCTGTTAGTGTCATACATTTCTCAAGCagcttaaaaaattaatttctcgcgattttcaactattttcTAAGGTAACAGAAGAGAGATCAGAAATGACCCAAAATGTGTATACGTGGTTTACTAATAGCCTTTTcacaaaatatctcttcaatacatttcaaaacacatgaaaattgagactttttttactttttttttttcttcattaacCCGTAACCATCcctaaaataacaataaatccATGATGAATATAATTTATGTATCACCATCCCTGTGTCAAAGCAAACCCCGAAGTCAGTGCGGCTTGAGCTGTCCGAAACGGTCAgtcgtgttttcggttgcttgtgaaTTGGTCTTTtaacgaatttctttattcaacCAGCTCACCTAGTTATGATCTGGAGCCAACCTAATCTATAAAAACCTTTATCCGCTTAATTTTGAGCCAGTATAGACCGTCCTCGTAGCGTTGTAATCACCAtcatgccttgttcagactatgccgcatatcacctgatattgCGAGATGATAACGGATATCATTTCAAGTATTCACCTGCGCTGAAATGATATCACAGAACAGCtattggggcttattacggatgtcacctcacggtgagaacgaagtgaaaaaatctcacggtgataaaagacgcgtgcaaatcaaatgggaatcactttcaccgtgcctattacggttATCACTTCACCGTTAAGtaaacaaaactctgctgcaaaTCTTATAGCCCACGCTGTCGCATTTGTTTTtcgctgttccatcctacattgattttacagtgtatCGTTCGagcagttcgctccaatagtttaaacaggtaacaaaaatgtattctttttttgtttcaatgacCAGACCTCCCAactgatctcgaggtacgatgcttaaTCTTAgtgctagcctcgcaattgtcctgtactatAGTGATGTCCGATTACTTTTCGCTTAATCGAGTTAAtcgattatttgcaaaaatattcGATTGATTTTTAATCGATTAACCGACTTTTCGATTATTGAATAATCGAATAGTtttagagcaacatgtcaaaaggttctatctgctttgattgattttttgatcgatcggtttctttcaaccgccacggcttattaaacacgtttcatgatatgTCCTTTACACCAGTTGATAGCGGAGAATTTAGAttagctttttaaataaaaaccacgttgcgaatagttactttagctgaactattaaacaaatgaaaagtcaatcaagaaaatcgatgaaagtagatggatccttttgacatgttgctctacagtTGACCCCGATTATTGTTCGATTATAGTGCAACTTTGTCTAAAAATGGGAAAATTGGTTATGCCAGCGGTGACGAAAACACAAGAGATTTCGAAACCTCTGTTCTCacttattttatattatccatttagttgaaaattgtagttgtcgactggcgacaattgattttactctcatgccgcaaatagtgcgctgtatggagataagtgacttttcatctACACACACTAGGAAACGCGTAAActcgtgtaaagttgcttttgtttcctccaaactgtaaatcatcgcatctcatTGCTTCGACtgttatcactttttaccatttttggtcgattatgctcagcagcttcttccgatttctgatcacgaatgaaaatatttattcagaaacaagtttaaaacacagaatgagtgttcaactgaatatttgtccagctgctaaaaacatagcattgcaaacaaaacagctatttgtaaatattttccccaaCTAATGGCAccgcactaacacattcgtacgtgaaAAGGTCTATAgtagggatgtaacggatatccgcatccgcaaatgcggaacatccgcatcaacatctgcatccgtaatcacatatcccaGGGTGGCCACTAtaccgggaaaaagccgggaatttcaaatcatcgggaaaaaaatacgggaaaaccgggaaattaggcttcacgccgggaaaatcaacTTTCTTCATGTCCGccgttttatttgttcaacagtttctgaggaaatgtcaacatgaaaACCTGCTTTTTTGCACGAtgacctaactggcatgattctgccggttaggggaaagctggttgttgaTTTTAGCTAAAGTCGATAGCGGCTTGacagcaagatctgcgtcaaatagaTTCAAGCGTggtcaggtggataaatttactgttccgtaacatatattgtcagaaTTTTAAAGAAGTCGAAAAGTAatcagcgtcgcgggaggcgtattgaaacttcttgtgaatagtgttcgtcATCGCATCGGGtagaatccggtcaaaagtcagATAGGAGGAGGAGCAGCACATTTATATTGCGGATCATTTTAATTGCATTTGCAAGTGACATACTTTAAagagaatatatatatatacataaatatttttaacaaactgTCTGTCATGTTGCGGAAACTAGGTCAATATCTGCTGAAATTTCGTTAATAATACAAATAATCAAGActgttattttcaacattctccaaattaagtgtttcgcagaaaaaaatagtttttttaatcTCTGTTCGACCTTTTGACtacagggttttttttttttgtttt encodes:
- the LOC129725912 gene encoding uncharacterized protein LOC129725912, whose amino-acid sequence is MMNRNNSKTSCPRTPAPLRNTSFLMSAAAILETPTLLKKSSTVSSSSEISVTTSGHEFNPPSAASSAAMQFLMLNQQFQVATNNATPYRPRGELQQSNFAANSSYFNMPSPFVPPSSTTMEPNSVRTMQTISNAEGSFKRKSTEAHTNKPAKRVAFEPLPLNPNSKQWQNRNLPAITYGSSSKQAVKAPNEAAKKDPKQLRLITGSIEYIIKMTKLLPDYGSALLEIYANVLSIKEGTYQSEKVLLLRNRTGPVMQGVFYEIDFRMTAIATGDLVRCVGRLNGGSRLQILKITPASVEDEQMGARLQTVSGFAATVKR
- the LOC129725913 gene encoding uncharacterized protein LOC129725913, yielding MEQLSNQSQPAMDAATNGNGTHKSAEVVVQSPAQPQRPRKLSFDDTDINLSKQKLGSTDEVHRLPISLILKAAVLFATAGLLLRYLPPFDSGSLTSSLDALDQWRQLVANRTVSTIARVDFDRWYRVLQAKASEARAQLQEPSMILLAALFGIGVMAFTYHVIYLDSNIPGVNPPTPFSASKKKRFSDKERRFHLGYVTALLSGLTVFLICLLVD